From the Astyanax mexicanus isolate ESR-SI-001 chromosome 12, AstMex3_surface, whole genome shotgun sequence genome, the window gtgtctgatccactcgtagcagcaacacaatacatacgaacacctcataaaccaccaccatgctaatcactgcagtaataagattaataataaagtatacagagaaacagatacagaactacagtctgtagttatagAACTATTAGTGCTTctactgcaggggtgtccaaactacggcccgcgggccatttgcggcccgtttccatttttggagcggcccgcgaggtattttagataTAGAAGttgacccgctgttaagcagcttgttataatgtgagattaaaagtttgaactaggtgtcagaaacgggccaaagagtctaaaagcggagagagtgcgcatttctagcgcagaaaaacgagccaaagagtctaaaagcggagagagtgcgcatttctagcgcagaaaaacgagccaaagagtctaaaagcggagagagtgcgcatttctagcgcagaaaaacgggccaaagagtctaaaagcggagagagtgcgcatttctagcgcagaaaaacgggccaaagagtctaaaagttgccgtaattaaggagtttaatattaagacacatcatgaaattaaacatcaatttgaaaaatcttagtttacacaacactgtcaaagataaagatagtaagtcaagtaaaatggtgtgtaaatgaaattatcaggaaaaaagtagtatttaaagtggtatatttcattatttgttttattacagagtctgtggcccgtgacttcaaatatatttctccttctggccctcagcaaaaaaagtttggacacccctgtttgaACAATAGAGCTGATCAGATGGACAGAAAGTGTAGAAATAAGTGGtggttataatataataatatgctgATAAAGCTGTGTACATGGCGAGTAACTTAATAAGAAAAAGTCTAGACTAACAACATTAACAAGCTTCCCAGATGTCAACTAATGCAGTAATTATCAAAACTGaagaaaatgtatatgtatacCCTGCCCCTTACCTGAGACCCAGTCTTCTTCCTCAGAGCTTCATTCTCAAACCTTAGTTAATCCACCACCATTACCGATCAATACATACAATAAGAGAAAGGTATCTCAAACTTCCTTAGTAAAACCTGGTGCAAAGTCCAGATTCACCTGAGGGAGAAGATAGGGAGGAGGTGAGGGTGGTTCTGAGTCACTGATTGACTCGGTGCAGTGGAAAAATAACCCCTCCATCTGTTCCATCCTCATCCGACAAAACCTCAGCAGTCCACAAATCCTGATCTGCTTAACACAAATATCATTCATTAATGCTTAGAACAgaataaatgagtaaatatataaatagaactGCTGAGGGGTCTTCAgacactaataaaaaaagttacaTGCCCAGTTCAAAGGTTGGGAACACCTCATGCGCCAAGCAGTTAGACAGGCCCAAGATGACGCATGCGTCACATATGACCAGAACTTTGTCCTCTTGGGAGTGAGGCAGCCAGCAATAGTGCTTACCAAGTATTTATGGCCGCCTTGAAGGGTCGGGGTAATGATTCGGGCAGTGCCGTATCGCATCTTACAAAATAACACTGAGATAACTTTTGAAACaacagaaaaatgtgttttgaaagCAGTATATTTTGTATTGCTTTGTTCAAGAGTCAATTAAAGAAGGgattatagtgtattttttagGTAAAAATAGTGATGAGCACCGCATACTATGTAGTAGGCAATGTGGTATCTAGTGCACACCTGATAGTAAAGAGTGCTCACTACATAATATCAGGTGCTCAAAGATAGCAATGTGTGTGACCACAAAATATCTAGTGCACACCTGATAGTAACGAGGAAATATTCATTGCTCTCTACATAGTATTTAATGCTCACCAGATAGCATGTAGTGCAAATCTAATTGAAATGAGTGCtgatgctcaccacatagtaacCAGTACCCAGGGACAGATTTTACCACCATGCAAACCAcacaattgcttggggccccagggatcagggggccccctgctggccaaaaggttggcaaaaaaataaatgaaaaaaaataaagaaaggaagTCTAACACAGAAAGCCAGACAAAGCCCACCAAAAATAAAACGTCTGACAAGGATGTGGCAATTGAGACAGCTAGGTTGtcagagtcaatattgcattttgctatacaaaagaatccatttgatcagggcccccaGAAAAAAAACGATGCTTGGAAATCCGCCCCTGCCCGTACCCAACgtatcttaaaaaaaacagtatatataaaCCCACTGTTTCAAAGAAAGATACAGCATGTCCTTTTCAGGGCacagtttagattctctgcccaagatccgatttcccaccactttcttcAGGCCCTGTTGGGTCGGACCTAcatgttaaatgttatttttttattttatataaaaatgtattcatacactgatcataaagaaagataaaatccctgacctgcacacacactcctccactctGGAGTTCcatttttaataaagttttttttaacagacCTGTGCTGTACTGCTTCTGTGCTGTACTGcttattaacataattctgaactgATTAGTGCTTCTTACTATTTGGAATTGCAGTTAATTTGTGTTagtactctactacttaaaatgtGGACCTTAAAATTGGGCTCATTATGAGTTTATAGGGCGGGCTGGGACGGGCTTGGACATAACAGAGGATGGGccgggtctttttttttttttgggctccCAACTAAGCTCTATTTGGAGGCTTTGCAGTCTTGATATTTGTATAAAGCTTGAAGAGTATGTTTGTATGAATATATTTGGCAGTTTATATGCATATaataaatattctgcattttagtgttttttttggtacattattttatacaagttttggtaaattactggtgcTTACGAAAAAGACTAAGTTCATCATGTTTTTTGTCTCTACTGAAAGTTTGAGACTGTctcatttttttaacaaattaaaaaagaactgaatattaattaatattcaaGTGTTGTGTCATATTACTctataataaaaacacacaagcCATTAGGTGAGTAACCAAATAGTTTATTTAATAGGTGTATGTACACTTGTCAACACAGTCAGACCAACTTTACGAGGAAATAAGTTTATTGATGATGAAAAGCAGTCATCACCTCCAATGGAACCCTTAAACAGCTGCTCTGGCCTGAGTGGCTTTAGCCAGCACCTTTAAATCAGAAATGCACTTGGCAATGCTCTCCTTCTCCTAAACAAAAAGGaaacaacacaaaacagaaaGGATTTAATGCCATTCGAGGTGACTATCAGGACaacctttatttcagtaatttgctCTTGCTCAAGGTTTTCCAATTTCAAGGTCTAAAGACTTTAAAGCTCAGAGTTCAGTACAGTGCTGTCATAATATAAAGAAATGAGGCGATGTTCCCACCTAGTGGTGAGGCTTTTAATGCTAGTGCTTCCCCAATTAATTCCCCCAAGTGTCAAACACCAAATAGATATAAGTTTTATTAAGTCTGGTTAAATTCCAACCTGCTATTAGCAATGCAATGGATGATAGTAGCAAATGGAATAGATAATAGTGCATATGATTGTCTTATTGAACTTTTGTTTTATCTTTGGAattaaatattaacattaactatatttttttaaatatattatttaattttgtgtatttttatatgtcCTTCAATATCTAGTCATTGTACTGCAATGccttagtattttttttcttgactGCTATAAAAAAAGACTGAAGAGAAATTGTTGAATCTATTGAACAGactcaaaaaacaaaatacatacagAGAAGTGTTGCTGCTGCTACAGTGAGACTTTCGGAAAACTCTTGCATAACTAATGCTCTAGAAGTGATTAACCACAGGGTGGCGCACCAGCAAACTTAGTTATCCAGCCATATTTAGTTAACTGTAGTTATGACTGAATAACTGAAGTGTGGGCTTACAAATAGTGTTGAAGACAAACataatggtaaaataaataaataaaaacaaaaaaaattggacatttaatatatttcaatCCCTAGTAATTCTGCGAAAACCACAAATCTAAGGTCACCTAGCAACATCAGAATGATGGAAACCAGTGAATCACTGTACTAGAAAACACAGAGGGAAACAGTTTTATACCTGCTGTGGTGTGATGCTCTTGACGACATTCTGCTCCACCCAGTTGACCATGTGCTCCTGCTCCATGCGTCGGTGCAGGTTCTGAAGCTCCACCTGGTAGTCCAGCCTCCTCTTCACCTCGCTGGTGACCATGTGCAGCCGTTCCCTGTAGTTGGTCTCTAGCAACATAGTCACATTGTTCTGTAGGAGAGGCAGAGTGCGGGTGTGAGACAGGAGGTGGAAAACAttcttaattaaaatataaagacaTTAATACACAACAAATGCTATAAATGTTTGATTCTGAGTTTGTGTTGGAAGCTTTACAGTAGAAGGAGCTTCCAATGGAGGTCCAAATATAAAAaggtttaatttaaagcattctAAAGCAATTCATTAGCGCATTTAACAATTTAAAGAGATCTTACAAAACATACAAGATAAACTGACAGAACCATATtgtcaaaaactgaaaaacagcaaaaaaaaggagATTCAAGGCTTAGTGTAATATATACAATGAGCACACACCATGCCAAAAGTCTTGGAATAAGAACTAGTATTGAGTCTAAAACTTTTCCATGCACCCACCTgtagctaaagaacgctgcactgacctgcaggatgtgtgtgtgtgtgtgtgtgcgtgtgtagggggatgcattaaatgtggatgtgtgtTCTGCCAGAGTGCATTGTCTGTTCATATGGACAATTCAAACCAGACAtagccagtcaccatcattacaaACTCACTGGATTGTCCACTGTGGGCTGTATTTAACACCTTCTACGAGGTTTCTGCCCGTACACtagtgacactgtggatcaaaaaGTCCTAAATTCTCACACTTTGAACCTCAGAAATCGAAGGtctcatccatctgcacccactattcGACCTTGCTCTAATGGTGCTAAGCATATTAGCCAGTCCTCATCtgcactcacaagaaaacaccccTTTACTTTAACAGATGGATATTGAGAGGCTTGGGAACACCGGCATGTTTAACACAAACAGCCTCTAAAAGTACTATATGTAGATTTTCAAATGCTATAATTTGTGctccaagagtggcataaagttaatcaaaagcagtgtttaagactggtggaggtgaacatgccaaaatgcatgaaaacggATTAACAaatcaaggttattccaccaattgacacattgatttctgaactcttactggaggtctgaaagatctgcatctttttataaacattttttataggAATTTTCTTACTCACAGAAACCCTGATgctttactattttactattaaaaacgaatattcgagaAACAGACTCATTTAACCCCTCCACTTTCTCACCCTCTTAGTGTCGAAGAGCATGTGTCTCCCCTCTACCCTCCACTGCTCCTTCTTCTCATCTTCAATAGCTTGAGCCAACCTGGCTACGGCCACATCTTTCACTTCCTGGGCCTTCGCCACTTTTTCCTGCAGGCAGAGTAATACACAACATGCTGAcgtatttaaacttttaaatatgAATAAGATATGAAATTATATGTATAAAGAGGTACAGTGTAAATCTCCGCATTCCAAAAGTATTGAGACTAtgctgttttatctttttttttttttgcttcaataAGAAATTGATTTGAGAAAGTCTAtcaatatatatacactttttgtCCAGTATGcctgtatttattataataatttatgatTTCCTGCTGCCAACCTACCCACACAGAGTATtccttaatataaaataaatatttctacaAAGTAACACAACAATAATCCATAAACAATAAAGCACAGTTATCCAACCATGAAAGTGAATTTCAACACAAACAAATTAATGTTACTGCAGCAGTCTCAGTTTTGTGTCCAAATATTACATGTATAAAAGAACATCACTCAGCAAAACCTACCTCGTTCAGTTTGTCAGCATAAGCTGCCACGCCTGGCCCAAACTTCTTGATACCATAAATGATTACTGAACTGATGGATAATGCAGCAAAAGTCTCATGGTTGATGACATAGATCTCCTTGGAGAGCATGTAGAGCAGCAAACCAGTGCCCAACATGT encodes:
- the atp5pb gene encoding ATP synthase F(0) complex subunit B1, mitochondrial yields the protein MLSRLVLTSGSALKNSGSFGACVVQASRSIHSSPQSKAPLPPLPEKGGKIRHGIFPEELFSLLYPKTGVTGPYMLGTGLLLYMLSKEIYVINHETFAALSISSVIIYGIKKFGPGVAAYADKLNEEKVAKAQEVKDVAVARLAQAIEDEKKEQWRVEGRHMLFDTKRNNVTMLLETNYRERLHMVTSEVKRRLDYQVELQNLHRRMEQEHMVNWVEQNVVKSITPQQEKESIAKCISDLKVLAKATQARAAV